Proteins encoded by one window of Armatimonadota bacterium:
- the topA gene encoding type I DNA topoisomerase, translated as MAKARALVVVESPTKARTLKKLLDRKYEVVASMGHVKDLPRSQLGVDVTNGFEPKYIVIRGKRAILKELKEAARGASAVYMATDPDREGEAISWHLSDVLRPVNPEIKRIEFHEVTKEAVHRALAHPREIDLNLVNAQQARRILDRLVGYKLSPLLWRKIRGGLSAGRVQSVAVRLIVDREKEIERFVPQEYWSLLAHLRKGKQPLVARLFSRNGERFGSPAEDGVTVIRSRDEVEAIVAGVRDAPFQVREVRRKDQLRHPAPPFTTSTLQQEANRRLGFTASRTMAVAQQLYEGVDLGPEGTVGLITYMRTDSVRVAESAQREARAFIARQFGSAYVPETPRVYRSRKAAQDAHEAIRPTAVPRTPEAVRSYLRSDQFKVYKLIWERFVASQMSSAVMDTLSVDITAGSYLFRATGAKVKFPGYLAVYHDLPENGENGLDRWLPDLVVGDRLALERLEPQQHFTQPPPRYTEASLVRALEERGIGRPSTYAPTIETIKRRGYVRSQQRRLYPTDLGRLVNDLLVEHFSDVMDYDFTATLEEELDQIEEGARDWKTVVQHFYRPFEQDLRQAELTMPELETPVVEIGEACPQCGRPLVRKHGRFGEFIACSGFPDCKYTRPLGIGVACPQCKVGEIVERRSRRGRIFYGCSTYPSCTFTSWDRPTDRRCPVCGSPMAVHQARARPEFRCLNKACGHREAMPTERPEEPVPTPASSP; from the coding sequence GTGGCTAAGGCCAGGGCGCTGGTCGTCGTCGAATCGCCGACGAAGGCGCGGACGCTCAAGAAGCTGCTCGACCGGAAGTACGAGGTCGTGGCCTCGATGGGGCACGTCAAGGACCTGCCCCGCAGCCAGCTCGGCGTCGATGTGACGAACGGCTTCGAGCCCAAGTACATCGTGATCCGGGGGAAGCGCGCCATCCTCAAGGAGCTGAAGGAGGCGGCCAGGGGGGCCAGCGCCGTCTACATGGCCACCGACCCCGATCGCGAGGGGGAGGCCATCTCCTGGCACCTCTCCGACGTTCTGCGTCCGGTCAACCCCGAGATCAAGCGCATCGAGTTCCACGAGGTGACGAAAGAGGCGGTGCACCGGGCCCTGGCCCATCCCCGGGAGATCGACCTCAACCTGGTCAACGCGCAGCAGGCCCGGCGCATCCTGGACCGGCTGGTGGGCTACAAGTTGAGCCCGCTGCTGTGGCGCAAGATTCGCGGAGGGCTCAGCGCCGGACGGGTGCAGTCGGTGGCCGTGCGCCTGATCGTGGATCGGGAAAAGGAGATCGAGCGCTTCGTCCCCCAGGAGTACTGGAGCCTGCTGGCCCACCTGCGCAAGGGGAAGCAGCCCCTCGTGGCCCGCCTGTTCAGCCGCAACGGCGAGCGCTTCGGCTCGCCGGCGGAGGACGGAGTCACCGTCATCCGCTCCAGGGACGAGGTGGAGGCGATCGTCGCCGGGGTGCGCGACGCGCCCTTCCAGGTGCGCGAGGTCCGGCGCAAGGACCAGTTGCGGCATCCCGCGCCGCCGTTCACCACCAGCACGCTGCAGCAGGAGGCCAACCGCCGGCTGGGATTCACGGCCAGCCGGACGATGGCCGTGGCCCAGCAGCTCTACGAGGGTGTGGACCTCGGCCCGGAGGGGACGGTCGGACTGATCACCTACATGCGCACCGACTCGGTCCGCGTCGCGGAGTCCGCCCAGCGGGAGGCGCGCGCGTTCATCGCCAGGCAGTTCGGCAGCGCCTACGTGCCGGAGACGCCCCGGGTCTATCGCTCGCGCAAGGCCGCCCAGGACGCCCACGAGGCGATCCGGCCGACGGCGGTGCCGCGCACCCCCGAGGCCGTGCGCTCCTACCTCCGCAGCGATCAGTTCAAGGTCTACAAGCTGATCTGGGAACGCTTCGTGGCCAGCCAGATGAGTTCCGCCGTGATGGACACGCTCTCCGTGGACATCACGGCGGGGTCCTATCTGTTTCGGGCCACCGGAGCCAAGGTGAAGTTCCCCGGCTACCTGGCCGTGTATCACGACCTCCCGGAGAATGGGGAGAACGGCCTGGACCGCTGGCTGCCGGACCTGGTCGTTGGCGATCGCCTGGCCCTGGAGCGCCTCGAGCCCCAGCAGCACTTTACCCAGCCCCCGCCGCGCTACACGGAGGCCTCGCTGGTGCGCGCCCTGGAGGAACGCGGCATCGGCCGGCCCAGCACCTATGCGCCGACCATCGAGACGATCAAGCGGCGCGGCTATGTGCGCAGCCAGCAGCGGCGGCTGTACCCGACCGACCTGGGCCGCCTGGTCAACGACCTGCTGGTGGAGCACTTCAGCGACGTGATGGATTACGACTTCACGGCGACGCTGGAAGAAGAGCTGGACCAGATCGAGGAGGGCGCGCGGGACTGGAAGACGGTCGTCCAGCACTTCTACCGGCCCTTCGAGCAGGACCTCCGCCAGGCCGAGCTGACGATGCCGGAACTGGAAACACCGGTCGTCGAGATCGGCGAGGCCTGTCCCCAGTGCGGGCGGCCCCTGGTCCGCAAGCACGGCCGGTTCGGCGAGTTCATCGCCTGCAGCGGGTTTCCCGACTGCAAGTACACCCGTCCGTTGGGGATCGGGGTGGCCTGTCCCCAGTGCAAGGTGGGCGAGATCGTCGAGCGCCGCTCCCGCCGCGGGCGCATCTTCTACGGCTGCAGCACCTATCCGTCCTGCACCTTCACCAGCTGGGACCGCCCCACCGACCGGCGCTGTCCCGTGTGCGGGAGCCCGATGGCCGTCCACCAGGCGCGCGCCCGCCCGGAGTTCCGCTGCCTCAACAAGGCCTGCGGGCACCGTGAGGCGATGCCGACGGAGCGGCCGGAAGAACCGGTGCCGACGCCGGCCTCCTCGCCCTAG
- a CDS encoding DUF2321 domain-containing protein, which yields MGYYDVAQICLNGHTITRSARSSPEFTKKFCPECGEQTITTCPRCNQPIQGEYHVEGVAAIGFKDPPPPNFCHNCGEPYPWTERKIQSAKALADEFDDLSSSEREKLKQSLDDLYRDTPQTEVAAVRFKKIMAKVGKESYAAMKEIIIGVLSEAARKSIFGG from the coding sequence ATGGGTTATTATGACGTCGCACAGATTTGTTTGAACGGTCACACTATTACGCGTAGTGCGCGTAGCTCGCCAGAGTTCACCAAGAAGTTTTGCCCTGAGTGTGGCGAACAGACCATTACCACCTGTCCACGCTGCAACCAGCCTATTCAAGGTGAATACCACGTTGAAGGCGTAGCAGCTATCGGTTTCAAGGATCCTCCTCCGCCAAACTTCTGTCATAATTGCGGTGAGCCTTATCCTTGGACAGAGCGAAAGATTCAATCTGCAAAAGCACTAGCCGATGAGTTTGACGACCTATCTTCGTCCGAACGAGAGAAACTAAAGCAAAGCCTTGACGACCTTTATCGTGATACTCCTCAAACTGAAGTTGCTGCTGTGCGGTTCAAGAAAATTATGGCTAAAGTTGGGAAGGAATCTTATGCAGCTATGAAGGAAATCATAATCGGAGTGTTGAGCGAAGCAGCCAGGAAGTCCATTTTCGGCGGCTAA
- the frr gene encoding ribosome recycling factor, whose translation MIQEIIADAKSRFQKAIEATRHEFASIRTGRASPALLEQIRIDYYGVPTPITQLATVTVPEPRLLVITPWDKKFVKEVERAILKSELGLVPSSDGTHVRVPIPPLTEERRRELVKVAHRHAEEGRVAVRNIRREAKEMIEELEEAGEISEDDSRRAMEELQKLTDKAIADIDALLAAKDREIMEV comes from the coding sequence GTGATCCAGGAGATCATCGCCGACGCCAAGAGCCGCTTTCAGAAAGCGATCGAGGCCACGCGCCACGAGTTCGCCAGCATCCGCACAGGCCGGGCCAGCCCGGCATTGCTGGAGCAGATCCGCATCGACTACTATGGCGTCCCCACGCCGATCACCCAGCTGGCCACGGTGACCGTGCCCGAGCCCCGCCTCCTGGTCATCACGCCCTGGGACAAGAAGTTCGTCAAGGAGGTGGAGCGGGCGATCCTGAAGAGCGAGCTGGGCCTGGTCCCGTCCTCCGACGGCACCCACGTGCGCGTGCCCATCCCGCCCCTCACCGAGGAGCGCCGCCGGGAGCTGGTGAAGGTCGCCCATCGCCACGCCGAGGAGGGCCGCGTCGCGGTGCGCAACATCCGCCGCGAGGCCAAGGAGATGATCGAAGAGCTGGAGGAGGCGGGCGAGATCTCCGAAGACGACAGCCGACGCGCGATGGAAGAGTTGCAGAAACTCACCGACAAGGCCATCGCGGATATCGACGCCCTGCTGGCGGCCAAGGACCGGGAGATCATGGAAGTGTGA
- the dxr gene encoding 1-deoxy-D-xylulose-5-phosphate reductoisomerase translates to MTRLAILGSTGSIGRQALEVVDALAGEIRVVALGARRDAEGLLAQARRYRPQAVALVEETAAAVLRAGLVGETAVYSGPDALTRLTTAVEADVVLVAVVGVAGLAPALAALRAGCDLALATKEALVAGGALVMREARERGRRVLPVDSEHAAVAQCLRGEDPSAVRRILLTGSGGPFLRRPLETLRDATPQEALAHPTWRMGAKITVDSATLMNKGLEVIEAHWLFGLAAEQIDVVIHPQSVVHSLVEFVDGSVKAQLAPPDMRLVIAHALTAPMRRPLPALPAMEWDGLQLTFERPDPARYPCLGLAYDALRRGGTMPAVLNAANEVAVERFLAGGVPFTGIARAVAETMAAHHPVPDPTLEEIVAADAWARGRALAALG, encoded by the coding sequence GTGACGCGGCTGGCCATTCTCGGCTCGACCGGGAGTATCGGGCGTCAGGCGCTGGAGGTGGTGGACGCCCTGGCCGGAGAGATCCGGGTGGTCGCCCTCGGCGCGCGGCGCGATGCGGAGGGGCTCCTGGCCCAGGCCCGCCGCTATCGACCCCAGGCGGTGGCGCTGGTTGAGGAGACTGCGGCCGCCGTGCTGCGGGCAGGTCTGGTCGGGGAGACGGCCGTCTACTCCGGACCCGACGCCCTGACGCGCCTGACCACCGCGGTGGAGGCCGACGTGGTCCTGGTCGCGGTCGTCGGCGTGGCCGGTCTGGCGCCCGCGCTGGCGGCGTTGCGGGCGGGCTGCGATCTGGCTCTGGCCACCAAGGAGGCGCTGGTGGCGGGAGGGGCCCTGGTGATGCGCGAGGCGCGGGAACGGGGCCGCCGGGTGCTGCCGGTGGACAGCGAGCATGCCGCCGTGGCCCAGTGCCTGCGGGGGGAAGACCCCTCGGCCGTGCGGCGAATCCTGTTGACGGGATCGGGCGGACCGTTCCTCCGCCGACCCCTGGAGACCCTCCGGGACGCCACCCCGCAGGAGGCGCTGGCGCATCCGACCTGGAGGATGGGAGCCAAGATCACCGTGGACAGCGCCACGCTGATGAACAAGGGCCTGGAGGTGATCGAGGCGCACTGGCTGTTCGGGCTGGCCGCGGAGCAGATCGACGTCGTCATCCACCCGCAGAGCGTGGTGCACTCCCTGGTCGAGTTCGTGGACGGGAGCGTGAAGGCGCAGCTGGCGCCGCCCGATATGCGCCTGGTGATCGCCCACGCCCTGACCGCGCCCATGCGCCGCCCCCTGCCCGCGCTGCCGGCGATGGAATGGGACGGCCTGCAACTGACGTTTGAACGCCCGGACCCGGCGAGATATCCTTGCCTGGGACTGGCCTACGACGCACTGCGCAGGGGAGGCACGATGCCCGCCGTGTTGAACGCGGCCAACGAGGTGGCGGTGGAGCGCTTTCTGGCCGGCGGCGTGCCCTTCACCGGAATCGCCCGGGCCGTCGCCGAGACGATGGCCGCCCACCATCCCGTCCCCGATCCGACGCTGGAAGAGATCGTGGCCGCCGACGCCTGGGCGCGCGGCCGGGCCCTGGCGGCGCTGGGATAG
- the pyrH gene encoding UMP kinase codes for MSSGNPTPKYRRILLKLSGEALAGDGPSGLDPQVLHLVAREVRSVTASGVQVAIVVGGGNIIRGSDVSARVGVDQVTAHHMGMLATVINALALQDIMEKEGLTTRVQTAIEMHQIAEPFIRRRAIRHLEKGRVVIFAGGTGSPYFTTDTAAALRAIEIEADALLMAKKGVGGVYDKDPRRHPDAVMFRRLGYMDVLNKDLKVMDATAVALCKDNNMDIVVFDVAEQGNIRRAVLGEEVGTLVTSSAGGRP; via the coding sequence ATTTCCTCCGGGAATCCGACACCCAAGTACAGACGCATTCTGCTGAAGCTCAGCGGCGAGGCCCTGGCCGGTGACGGTCCCTCGGGCCTCGACCCTCAGGTCCTCCACCTCGTGGCCCGCGAAGTCCGCTCCGTCACCGCCTCCGGTGTACAGGTGGCGATCGTGGTCGGCGGGGGGAACATCATCCGCGGCAGCGACGTCAGCGCCCGGGTCGGCGTGGACCAGGTGACGGCGCACCACATGGGCATGCTGGCCACGGTGATCAACGCCCTGGCCCTGCAGGACATCATGGAAAAGGAAGGGCTCACGACGCGGGTGCAGACCGCCATCGAGATGCACCAGATTGCCGAGCCCTTCATCCGCCGCCGCGCCATCCGCCATCTGGAAAAGGGGCGCGTCGTGATCTTCGCCGGGGGGACCGGCAGCCCGTATTTCACCACGGACACCGCCGCCGCCCTGCGCGCCATCGAGATCGAGGCCGACGCGCTGCTCATGGCCAAGAAGGGCGTGGGCGGCGTCTACGACAAGGATCCCCGCCGCCATCCCGACGCCGTCATGTTCCGCCGGCTGGGCTACATGGATGTCCTGAACAAGGACCTCAAGGTGATGGACGCCACGGCGGTGGCCCTGTGCAAGGACAACAACATGGACATCGTGGTCTTCGACGTGGCGGAGCAGGGCAACATCCGGCGGGCGGTGCTGGGCGAAGAGGTGGGGACGCTGGTCACGAGTTCGGCCGGAGGGCGGCCGTGA
- a CDS encoding isoprenyl transferase, whose amino-acid sequence MLDPTRVPAHIAIIMDGNGRWAASRALPRAEGHRAGVEAARRTFRACRDLGVRVLSLFAFSTENWRRPSDEVEALMQLLARTVREEADELVQGGVQLRVSGDLSRLEPSVRRDVEQVVALTRAHQAFVLNVAYSYGGRAEIVSAARRLSALVASGELAPGEITEEVFGRYLTTAGLPDPDLLIRTGGEQRLSNFLLWQIAYTELYFTDVHWPDFDRRHLEDAVAAYQRRRRRFGGVEGV is encoded by the coding sequence GTGCTGGACCCGACCCGCGTCCCCGCCCACATCGCGATCATCATGGACGGCAACGGCCGCTGGGCCGCCTCCCGGGCCCTGCCGCGGGCGGAGGGCCACCGGGCCGGCGTGGAAGCGGCCCGCCGGACTTTCCGCGCCTGCCGCGATCTGGGGGTGCGCGTGCTGTCCCTGTTTGCCTTTTCCACCGAGAACTGGCGTCGTCCCTCCGACGAGGTCGAAGCCCTGATGCAGCTGCTGGCGCGGACGGTCCGGGAGGAAGCCGACGAGCTCGTCCAGGGCGGGGTCCAGCTCCGCGTCAGCGGGGACCTCAGCAGGCTCGAGCCGTCGGTGCGCCGCGATGTGGAGCAGGTGGTCGCGCTCACCCGGGCGCACCAGGCCTTCGTCCTGAACGTCGCCTACAGCTACGGCGGCCGGGCCGAGATTGTGAGCGCCGCCCGCCGGCTCAGCGCGCTCGTGGCCTCAGGCGAGCTGGCCCCCGGGGAGATCACCGAAGAGGTCTTCGGCCGGTACCTGACCACCGCCGGGCTGCCCGATCCCGACCTGCTCATCCGCACCGGAGGGGAGCAGCGGCTGAGCAACTTCCTGCTCTGGCAGATCGCCTACACGGAACTGTACTTCACCGACGTCCACTGGCCGGACTTTGACCGCCGCCACCTGGAGGACGCCGTCGCCGCCTACCAGCGCCGCCGGCGCCGCTTCGGCGGCGTGGAAGGGGTCTGA
- a CDS encoding alpha/beta hydrolase, which produces MTAFAVPGLRTVVANGVNLAYVERGAGAPSVVFVHGGYSDLRTWLQQLDAFAKEHRVVAYSRRYARPNEDIPTGHDDQMGPHVDDLLSLIQSLDLAPAHLVGNSWGAFICLLAALKEPGLVRTLVLGEPPVLPLFISNSPKLRELLAVFLRGPRDAISIMRFGAQVVGPAERAYRAGELDRGTRIFVTGVLGSRAFDGLPEERKRQMRENHTADAAQLLGAGFPPLRDSDVRQIQTPTLLVTGERSPTVLRRTLTRRLEHLLPNVERVEIPGASHLMHEENPEGFNRAVLPFLQRHKG; this is translated from the coding sequence ATGACTGCCTTTGCGGTGCCAGGGCTTCGAACCGTAGTGGCCAACGGCGTTAACCTCGCCTATGTAGAGCGGGGGGCTGGCGCACCGAGCGTCGTGTTCGTGCACGGCGGCTACAGCGACCTTCGCACCTGGCTCCAGCAACTCGATGCGTTTGCCAAGGAGCACCGCGTCGTCGCGTACAGCCGCCGTTACGCTCGCCCCAATGAGGACATCCCCACGGGCCACGACGACCAGATGGGCCCGCACGTTGACGATCTCCTCAGCCTGATCCAGAGTCTCGATCTGGCCCCGGCGCACCTAGTTGGAAACTCGTGGGGCGCCTTTATCTGCCTGCTCGCCGCGCTTAAGGAGCCCGGTCTGGTGCGAACGCTCGTCTTGGGCGAGCCGCCAGTGCTTCCTCTCTTCATCAGCAACTCGCCGAAGCTCCGGGAATTGCTCGCCGTGTTCCTACGCGGTCCCAGGGATGCCATCAGTATCATGCGCTTCGGAGCGCAGGTCGTCGGGCCTGCCGAGAGGGCCTATCGGGCGGGGGAGTTGGACCGCGGCACGCGGATCTTTGTGACGGGGGTGTTGGGCTCCCGAGCGTTCGATGGCTTGCCAGAAGAGCGCAAGCGGCAGATGCGGGAAAACCACACCGCTGACGCCGCCCAGCTTCTGGGCGCCGGCTTTCCACCGCTTCGAGATTCCGACGTACGTCAAATCCAAACACCCACGCTCCTCGTTACTGGCGAACGTAGTCCCACGGTCCTGCGGCGCACGCTTACCCGCAGACTCGAGCACCTGCTGCCGAATGTCGAGCGAGTCGAGATTCCCGGGGCGTCACACCTGATGCACGAGGAAAACCCGGAGGGCTTCAACCGGGCCGTGCTACCGTTCTTGCAGCGGCACAAGGGGTGA
- a CDS encoding phosphatidate cytidylyltransferase — protein MDETLSDRFRRASLRMRILTAAAGIPVVVIALWLGGRWWTGMVVLVALLGWHEFVRLHRLGKGHRAASLVVLAVLFALLLRVSSAVASGVLAVWAAALVADTVPSFRRGRLQSLPPARRTEAFRAAWHAGLGGWYLAVPTAVLARWRSEFPAASVLSFFLVVWATDTAAYFIGVGAGRHRLAPAISPGKSWEGAAAGLAAGALAGFLTAGWWAMPPGRAAVVGALIALASQIGDLAESAMKRKAGVKDAGSLLPGHGGILDRFDGVFVAAPAAYLLARLWGMPR, from the coding sequence GTGGACGAAACCCTCTCCGACCGTTTCCGGCGCGCCTCCCTCCGCATGCGGATCCTCACCGCCGCGGCCGGCATCCCGGTGGTCGTCATCGCCCTGTGGCTGGGCGGCCGGTGGTGGACGGGGATGGTCGTGCTCGTCGCCCTGCTCGGATGGCACGAGTTCGTCCGGCTGCACCGCCTGGGGAAGGGCCACCGGGCCGCTTCGCTCGTCGTGCTGGCCGTTCTCTTCGCGCTCCTGCTCCGGGTGTCTTCGGCCGTCGCCAGCGGGGTGCTGGCGGTGTGGGCGGCCGCTCTCGTCGCCGACACAGTCCCCTCCTTCCGGCGGGGACGTCTGCAGTCGCTCCCGCCGGCCCGGCGGACGGAAGCGTTCCGGGCCGCCTGGCACGCCGGGCTGGGCGGATGGTATCTCGCCGTGCCGACGGCGGTGCTGGCACGGTGGCGCTCGGAGTTTCCCGCGGCGTCCGTGCTGTCGTTCTTTCTCGTGGTGTGGGCCACCGATACCGCCGCCTACTTCATCGGGGTAGGCGCCGGACGGCACAGGCTCGCCCCGGCGATCAGCCCCGGAAAGAGCTGGGAGGGCGCGGCGGCCGGCCTGGCCGCCGGGGCGCTCGCCGGATTCCTGACGGCGGGGTGGTGGGCGATGCCTCCCGGCCGCGCCGCCGTGGTGGGCGCGTTGATCGCGCTGGCCTCCCAGATCGGCGACCTCGCCGAATCGGCCATGAAGAGGAAGGCGGGCGTAAAGGACGCGGGCAGTCTCCTTCCCGGTCACGGCGGCATCCTCGACCGGTTCGACGGCGTCTTCGTCGCCGCGCCGGCGGCGTATCTCCTCGCCCGGCTGTGGGGGATGCCGCGGTGA
- a CDS encoding translation elongation factor Ts has product MERRTVEISTAQIRELRARTGAGIVDCRTALQQAEGDLDRAAEILRAKGLLTAQKKAGRTALEGLVEAYIHTGGKVGAMVEVNCETDFVARTEEFRRLCRDLAMQVAASAPRYVSREEVPPDVIAEQRRLIAAELGGTPPAAVESRLNQWFQEEVLLEQPFIRDTGKTVRDLVTEAVARLGENIQIRRFARFKIGE; this is encoded by the coding sequence ATGGAGCGCCGGACCGTCGAGATCAGCACCGCGCAGATCAGGGAACTCCGCGCCCGCACGGGGGCGGGGATCGTGGACTGCCGCACCGCCCTCCAACAGGCCGAGGGCGACCTGGACCGGGCGGCGGAGATCCTGCGGGCCAAGGGGCTCCTCACGGCCCAGAAGAAGGCCGGCCGCACGGCCCTGGAGGGTCTGGTCGAAGCCTACATCCACACCGGCGGAAAAGTCGGGGCCATGGTCGAGGTGAACTGCGAAACCGACTTCGTCGCGCGGACGGAGGAGTTCCGGCGCCTGTGCCGCGACCTGGCCATGCAGGTGGCGGCCAGTGCCCCGCGCTACGTGAGTCGTGAAGAGGTGCCCCCGGACGTCATCGCCGAGCAGCGTCGCCTCATCGCCGCGGAGCTGGGCGGGACCCCCCCGGCGGCGGTGGAGAGCCGGCTGAACCAGTGGTTCCAGGAGGAGGTCCTCCTGGAGCAGCCGTTCATCCGCGACACGGGCAAGACGGTCCGGGACCTCGTCACGGAGGCCGTCGCACGCCTCGGTGAGAATATTCAGATCCGGCGGTTCGCTCGGTTCAAGATCGGGGAGTAG
- the rpsB gene encoding 30S ribosomal protein S2 encodes MPVVTMKQLLEAGVHFGHQTRRWNPKMAPFIFTERNGIHIIDLQKSVPLIEEAYRFVRETVAQGRACLFVGTKKQAQDAIREEATRAGQPYVAQRWLGGMLTNFQTIRKRVERLREIEDIRDRGLMDVLPKREQARMLEELARLEKYLGGIKTMTTLPGAVYVVDTRKEHIAVLEARKLGIPVVAIVDTNCDPDEVDYPIPGNDDAIRAVRLITSRVANAALEGLEERRKREVVEGAPAPAEAPAAAEEEELVVEEMQGIDEFAEAIPEADLEEVER; translated from the coding sequence TTGCCCGTTGTCACGATGAAGCAGTTGCTCGAGGCCGGGGTCCACTTCGGCCATCAGACGCGCCGGTGGAACCCCAAGATGGCCCCCTTCATCTTCACCGAGCGCAACGGCATCCACATCATCGACCTGCAGAAGAGCGTGCCGTTGATCGAAGAGGCCTACCGCTTCGTGCGGGAGACCGTGGCCCAGGGGCGCGCCTGCCTGTTCGTGGGCACCAAAAAGCAGGCCCAGGATGCCATCCGGGAGGAGGCCACGCGGGCCGGCCAGCCCTACGTGGCCCAGCGCTGGCTGGGCGGCATGCTCACCAACTTCCAGACGATCCGCAAGCGGGTGGAGCGGTTGCGCGAGATCGAGGACATCCGCGATCGCGGGTTGATGGACGTCCTGCCCAAGCGCGAACAGGCCCGGATGCTCGAGGAGCTGGCGCGCCTGGAGAAGTACCTGGGCGGGATCAAGACGATGACCACGCTGCCCGGCGCGGTCTACGTGGTGGACACGCGCAAGGAGCACATTGCCGTCTTGGAGGCCCGCAAGCTCGGCATCCCCGTGGTGGCCATCGTCGACACCAACTGCGACCCCGACGAGGTGGACTATCCCATCCCGGGCAACGACGATGCGATCCGGGCCGTGCGGCTGATCACCAGCCGCGTGGCCAACGCCGCCCTGGAGGGGCTGGAAGAACGCCGCAAGCGGGAGGTGGTGGAGGGCGCCCCGGCGCCCGCCGAGGCGCCGGCCGCCGCCGAGGAAGAGGAGCTGGTGGTGGAAGAGATGCAGGGGATCGACGAGTTTGCCGAGGCGATCCCGGAGGCCGACCTGGAGGAAGTGGAGCGGTAA
- a CDS encoding tyrosine recombinase has protein sequence MAFLRALDGERGLSPHTLAAYRRDVIRLLRFVRSLGVTAWGGVTTPVVRRYVAHLDRRYARTAVARQLSALRTLFRYLYREGKVSRNPFALVSAPKRTRRLPSFLSSAEIAALLSAPDPETPLGLRDRALLEVLYATGLRVGELVALPVAGAAASDELRVVGKGRRERVVLMGAAAREALRRYLEAGRPALVRGRDPGTLFLNARGGPLTDRGVRLIVDRHIRAAALGRRISPHALRHTFATHLLDGGADLRSVQELLGHANLATTQIYTHVSRDWLKRVHARAHPRA, from the coding sequence GTGGCCTTCCTGCGGGCCCTGGACGGCGAGCGCGGCCTCTCGCCCCACACCCTGGCCGCCTACCGCCGCGACGTCATCCGGCTGCTCCGGTTCGTGCGGTCGCTGGGGGTGACCGCCTGGGGCGGGGTGACCACGCCGGTGGTGCGGCGGTATGTCGCTCACCTCGACCGCCGCTATGCCCGGACCGCCGTGGCCCGACAGCTTTCCGCCCTGCGCACGCTGTTCCGGTACCTCTATCGGGAGGGGAAGGTCTCCCGCAACCCCTTCGCCCTGGTCTCCGCACCGAAGCGCACGCGCCGCCTCCCGTCCTTCCTCAGTTCGGCCGAGATCGCCGCGCTGTTGAGCGCCCCCGATCCCGAGACCCCCCTCGGCCTGCGGGATCGGGCGTTGCTGGAGGTGCTGTACGCCACGGGGCTCCGCGTCGGTGAACTGGTCGCCCTGCCGGTGGCGGGCGCCGCCGCCTCCGATGAGCTGCGGGTGGTGGGCAAAGGCCGCCGCGAGCGCGTCGTCCTCATGGGCGCCGCCGCCCGGGAGGCGCTGCGGCGCTACCTCGAGGCGGGCCGACCGGCTCTGGTCCGGGGCAGGGATCCCGGGACGCTCTTCCTGAACGCCCGGGGCGGCCCGCTGACCGACCGCGGGGTGCGGCTGATCGTCGACCGCCACATCCGGGCCGCCGCGCTCGGCCGCCGCATCAGTCCCCACGCCCTGCGCCACACCTTCGCCACGCACCTGCTGGACGGCGGGGCCGACCTGCGCAGCGTCCAGGAGTTGCTCGGCCACGCCAACCTGGCCACAACGCAGATCTACACCCACGTCTCGCGGGACTGGCTGAAGCGCGTCCACGCCCGGGCCCACCCGCGGGCCTGA
- a CDS encoding VOC family protein has protein sequence MLTTSKFIAFAATGDAARARNFYEQVLGLRLLADEPFALVFDANGVTLRVQKVQEVKPAPYTALGWAVSGIRSTVQALGGRGVAFERYPSLSQDDLGVWTSPSGARVAWFKDPDGNVLSLTQS, from the coding sequence ATGCTGACTACATCCAAGTTCATCGCCTTCGCGGCAACCGGCGATGCCGCGCGCGCTCGCAACTTCTACGAACAGGTGCTGGGCCTTCGCCTCCTGGCCGATGAGCCGTTCGCGCTGGTCTTCGACGCAAACGGGGTAACCCTGCGCGTGCAAAAGGTTCAAGAAGTAAAGCCAGCGCCATATACCGCCCTTGGCTGGGCCGTCTCTGGTATCCGATCTACCGTCCAAGCGCTCGGCGGCCGTGGTGTTGCTTTCGAGCGTTATCCTTCACTGTCACAAGATGATTTGGGAGTCTGGACCTCCCCAAGTGGAGCACGGGTCGCATGGTTCAAGGATCCGGACGGCAATGTATTGTCCCTCACGCAGTCCTGA